In one window of Caenimonas aquaedulcis DNA:
- a CDS encoding SCO family protein, whose protein sequence is MNRRHLLRASLWAAAGCGSLAACTESKPQFAAIDLTGADYAKDFQLPDQAGVVRSLKDFRGKIVVLFFGYTQCPDVCPTTMAEIAQAKKLLGPDGDKVQGVFVTVDPERDTPEVLKNYMANFDPSFIALRGTPDQLAAMAKDFKVYYKKVDGKTAASYTMDHSAASYVYDTKGQLRLYTRYGSGAQSLASDLKLLLAQA, encoded by the coding sequence ATGAACCGCCGACACCTTCTCCGCGCCTCGCTCTGGGCAGCCGCCGGCTGCGGTTCGCTCGCCGCCTGCACCGAGTCCAAGCCGCAGTTCGCCGCCATCGACCTGACCGGCGCGGATTACGCGAAGGACTTCCAGCTCCCGGACCAGGCCGGCGTGGTGCGCAGCCTGAAGGACTTTCGCGGAAAGATCGTCGTGCTGTTCTTCGGCTACACGCAGTGCCCGGACGTGTGCCCCACGACGATGGCCGAGATTGCCCAGGCGAAGAAGCTGCTCGGCCCCGACGGCGACAAGGTCCAGGGCGTGTTCGTGACGGTCGACCCGGAGCGCGACACGCCCGAGGTGCTGAAGAACTACATGGCCAATTTCGACCCGAGCTTCATCGCGTTGCGCGGGACACCCGACCAGCTCGCTGCCATGGCGAAGGACTTCAAGGTTTACTACAAGAAGGTCGACGGCAAGACGGCGGCGAGCTACACCATGGACCACTCCGCCGCCAGCTATGTGTACGACACCAAGGGCCAATTGCGGCTGTATACGCGCTACGGCAGCGGCGCGCAGTCGCTCGCATCGGACCTCAAGCTGCTGCTCGCACAGGCGTGA
- a CDS encoding DNA alkylation repair protein, producing the protein MVQHLLGRKGAARIALIPAEVLDALNEGLLPTVNLNEFLALDLARLARRVAGQVGLPPDHERLSDTLAMLAAFRPVKRHEHVARAFYDLTQPRADRDAIAHALATHASDVARCWAAQWVMFAPLPLARKLEAVHRFADDPHFGVREVAWMAVRDQVAGEVDAAIGLLEPWVAHPRDNIRRFASELTRPRGVWCAQIDALKREPWRALALLEPLRADPSRYVQNSVANWLNDASKTQPQWVQELCDRWSAQSRTPQTAYIVRRATRSLASLTPP; encoded by the coding sequence ATGGTCCAGCACCTGCTCGGACGCAAAGGGGCGGCGCGGATCGCGCTGATACCGGCTGAAGTGCTCGACGCGTTGAACGAAGGGCTCCTGCCCACGGTCAACCTCAATGAATTCCTCGCGCTCGACCTCGCGCGGCTGGCCCGCAGGGTCGCGGGGCAGGTGGGTCTGCCCCCGGATCACGAGCGCCTCTCCGACACACTTGCGATGCTGGCCGCGTTCCGGCCCGTCAAGCGCCACGAGCACGTCGCGCGCGCGTTCTACGACCTGACGCAGCCGCGGGCCGACCGCGACGCCATCGCACATGCGCTCGCGACGCACGCCAGCGACGTGGCGCGCTGCTGGGCCGCGCAATGGGTGATGTTTGCGCCGCTGCCGCTCGCCCGCAAGCTGGAGGCGGTGCACCGGTTCGCCGACGACCCGCACTTCGGCGTGCGGGAGGTCGCGTGGATGGCGGTGCGCGACCAGGTGGCCGGCGAAGTGGATGCGGCGATCGGGCTGCTCGAGCCCTGGGTCGCCCATCCGCGCGACAACATCCGGCGCTTCGCCAGCGAACTCACGCGACCGCGCGGGGTGTGGTGCGCGCAGATCGACGCGTTGAAACGTGAGCCCTGGCGCGCGCTCGCGCTGCTCGAACCGCTTCGCGCCGACCCGAGCCGTTACGTGCAGAACTCGGTGGCGAACTGGCTCAACGACGCGAGCAAAACGCAGCCGCAGTGGGTGCAGGAGCTGTGCGACCGCTGGAGCGCCCAATCGCGCACGCCCCAGACGGCCTATATCGTGCGCCGCGCCACCCGGAGCCTGGCGTCCCTCACTCCGCCTTGA
- a CDS encoding Bug family tripartite tricarboxylate transporter substrate binding protein, translating into MSQFPLRRTVLLLALAAASTAGFAQKSARTAPAWPTKTLRIIVGFPGGSTPDLVARTIAEPLSRALGQPVIVDNRTGAGGNIAADLVAKATDDHTIGVMINGNMTIAKLLNPATPFDPLKDLAPISLIGTAPLLLTAPANAPGNNAQDFFLAARNAGNKWSYGTPGVGTVGHIGMELLKTKTNIDPVHVPYPGNPQVINAMIGGQVQLALLPPGLAAVQIRAGKLKAIGVTSTGRSSLVPEYPSLDEGGVTRGFQLEIWTAAAAPQSMPKPIVAKLSQLIGEIARTPDVRAKLFQQGWQVAGTSSEGLANRIKSDTALLGGVIAMRGIKAE; encoded by the coding sequence ATGTCCCAGTTCCCCCTCCGCCGCACCGTCCTGCTGCTCGCGCTCGCCGCTGCATCGACCGCCGGCTTCGCCCAGAAATCGGCCAGGACCGCGCCCGCGTGGCCCACCAAGACGCTGCGCATCATCGTCGGGTTCCCCGGCGGCTCCACCCCCGACCTCGTGGCGCGAACCATCGCCGAGCCCCTGTCCAGGGCCCTGGGCCAACCGGTGATCGTGGACAACCGCACCGGCGCCGGCGGCAACATCGCCGCGGACCTGGTCGCCAAGGCCACCGACGACCACACCATCGGCGTGATGATCAATGGCAACATGACGATCGCGAAGCTGCTGAACCCCGCGACCCCGTTCGACCCCCTGAAGGACCTCGCGCCCATCAGCCTGATCGGCACCGCCCCGCTGCTGCTGACCGCACCGGCGAACGCGCCGGGCAACAACGCACAGGACTTCTTCCTCGCCGCGCGCAACGCGGGCAACAAGTGGAGCTACGGCACGCCCGGGGTCGGGACGGTCGGCCACATCGGCATGGAATTGCTCAAGACCAAGACGAACATCGATCCGGTGCACGTGCCCTACCCCGGCAACCCGCAGGTGATCAACGCGATGATCGGCGGCCAGGTCCAGCTGGCCCTGCTGCCGCCGGGACTGGCGGCCGTGCAGATCCGCGCGGGCAAGCTCAAGGCCATCGGCGTGACGTCGACCGGGCGCAGCTCGCTCGTGCCCGAATACCCCAGCCTGGACGAAGGGGGCGTGACACGTGGCTTCCAGCTGGAGATCTGGACGGCGGCGGCGGCGCCTCAATCCATGCCGAAGCCCATCGTGGCGAAGCTGTCGCAGCTGATCGGCGAAATCGCCCGCACGCCCGACGTGCGTGCGAAGCTGTTCCAGCAGGGCTGGCAGGTCGCGGGCACCTCCTCCGAAGGGCTGGCCAATCGCATCAAGTCCGACACCGCGCTGCTCGGCGGCGTGATCGCCATGCGCGGGATCAAGGCGGAGTGA
- a CDS encoding sensor domain-containing diguanylate cyclase: MQRFLRVILIGWLACLVVGGQVFAQGAASVPTIALNPSAAGVSLDGNSRFWVDATGLRSADRVEADFASLPWALREPGRTYNIDGKALWFQFDAQSAGGRWFLELASSGIDRAQLFYRGEDGKWVEQEAGDTMPVSQWPLPGRFPTFELSGVTGKPVRYWLRVEHARVDFASPIAIYDQPRLLASREREQFLLGAYFGLAALITLIAAANGIVQRDRNFRAYAVYVGSLAIGQLAYLGVGAQHVWDHWLHWNEVATFVLPGISGACALWFARTVTEPARFSRALDLAVWALIFALLSAVALDTLLTSRTSFALVMALTLVALAVVAGLVMLVWAQGEDPYIRLIALGFVPVLVMALFPVARGLNLIPASALTRYGLSIGAAIEMPILFYALSLRATRRRVTFDRAAGLSHNDALTGLAHNRTLLQRLESALTRARSMRHGCGLIALRISNFDALVTEYGREMGDRVLVVAASLLRQAITDVDLAARTGDHEFAILLEGPTGSAVALSRAQQIVASGLRQADALPTGTTLKFCITLAMLPERELNAAASLKWLQDAARAMPADSRKVIRPLNF; encoded by the coding sequence GTGCAGCGTTTTCTTCGCGTGATCCTGATCGGCTGGTTGGCCTGCCTCGTGGTGGGTGGGCAGGTGTTCGCCCAAGGCGCGGCATCGGTGCCGACCATTGCCCTGAACCCGTCGGCAGCCGGTGTTTCGCTGGACGGCAACAGCCGCTTCTGGGTCGACGCGACGGGCCTGCGTTCGGCCGATCGGGTGGAGGCCGACTTCGCCTCCCTTCCCTGGGCCTTGCGCGAGCCGGGCCGCACCTACAACATCGACGGCAAGGCGCTGTGGTTCCAGTTCGACGCGCAGTCCGCCGGTGGGCGGTGGTTCCTCGAGCTGGCTTCGTCCGGCATCGACCGGGCGCAGCTGTTCTACCGGGGCGAAGACGGCAAGTGGGTCGAACAGGAGGCGGGCGACACGATGCCCGTCTCGCAGTGGCCCTTGCCCGGACGGTTCCCGACCTTCGAACTCTCCGGGGTGACCGGCAAGCCGGTGCGCTACTGGCTGCGCGTCGAGCATGCCCGTGTGGATTTCGCCTCCCCGATCGCGATCTACGACCAGCCCCGGCTCCTCGCTTCGCGGGAGCGGGAGCAATTCCTGCTCGGCGCCTACTTCGGGCTCGCCGCGCTCATCACGCTCATCGCCGCGGCCAACGGCATCGTGCAGCGCGACAGGAATTTCCGCGCCTATGCCGTGTATGTGGGGTCGCTGGCCATCGGGCAGCTCGCCTACCTCGGCGTGGGGGCGCAGCACGTGTGGGACCACTGGCTGCACTGGAACGAAGTGGCCACCTTCGTGCTCCCGGGCATCTCCGGCGCCTGCGCCTTGTGGTTCGCGCGCACGGTCACGGAGCCGGCGCGGTTCTCGCGTGCACTCGACCTCGCCGTGTGGGCCCTGATCTTCGCGCTGCTGTCCGCGGTCGCGCTCGACACCCTGCTCACGTCGCGCACGTCCTTCGCGCTCGTCATGGCGCTCACCCTCGTGGCCCTCGCGGTCGTGGCGGGCCTCGTGATGCTCGTGTGGGCCCAGGGCGAAGACCCGTACATCCGCCTCATCGCGCTAGGCTTCGTGCCCGTCCTCGTCATGGCGCTGTTCCCGGTCGCCCGCGGCCTGAACCTGATCCCGGCGAGTGCACTCACCCGCTACGGCCTGTCCATCGGCGCGGCGATCGAGATGCCCATCCTCTTTTATGCGCTGAGCTTGCGCGCCACACGCCGCCGCGTCACGTTCGACCGGGCGGCGGGGCTGTCGCACAACGACGCGCTCACCGGGCTGGCGCACAACCGCACCCTGCTGCAGCGGCTGGAAAGCGCCCTCACGCGCGCGCGCAGCATGCGGCACGGCTGCGGCCTCATCGCGCTCCGGATTTCGAATTTCGACGCGCTGGTGACCGAGTACGGCCGCGAAATGGGCGACCGCGTACTGGTAGTGGCCGCGTCGCTATTGCGGCAGGCCATCACCGACGTCGACCTGGCGGCACGCACGGGCGACCATGAATTCGCGATCCTGCTCGAGGGTCCGACGGGCTCGGCGGTCGCCCTCAGCCGTGCGCAGCAGATCGTCGCGAGCGGGCTTCGTCAGGCCGACGCGCTGCCCACGGGCACCACCCTCAAGTTCTGCATCACGCTGGCCATGCTCCCCGAAAGGGAGCTCAACGCCGCGGCCAGCCTCAAGTGGCTCCAGGACGCGGCGAGGGCCATGCCCGCCGACAGCCGCAAGGTGATCCGTCCGCTGAATTTCTAG
- the rpoH gene encoding RNA polymerase sigma factor RpoH, whose amino-acid sequence MSDSIASSGTALTMSSPWAVVPSLGNLDAYISAVNRLPMLTPQEEQEFARKFRDDNDIEAAGKLVLSHLRLVVSVSRKYLGYGLPHGDLIQEGNIGLMKAVKRFDPEQGVRLVSYALHWIKAEIHEYILKNWRMVKVATTKAQRKLFFNLRSMKQGFKDDADTQTHRDSLTEAQIETMARELNVKREEVIEMEARMSGGDVLLDPAPSDDGEEAFGPIAYLSDANHEPTAVMESRQRDSMATDGIASALEQLDARSRRIVEERWLKVNDDGSGGMTLHDLASEYGVSAERIRQIETAAMKKMKKALAAYA is encoded by the coding sequence ATGTCCGACTCTATCGCCTCCTCCGGCACGGCCCTGACCATGTCCAGCCCCTGGGCCGTCGTGCCCTCGCTGGGCAACCTCGACGCATACATTTCGGCGGTCAACCGCCTGCCCATGCTCACTCCGCAGGAGGAGCAGGAGTTCGCGCGCAAATTCCGCGACGACAACGACATCGAAGCCGCCGGGAAGCTGGTGCTCTCGCACCTGCGGCTGGTCGTCTCCGTATCCCGCAAGTACCTGGGCTACGGCCTGCCGCACGGCGACCTGATCCAGGAAGGCAACATCGGCCTGATGAAGGCCGTGAAGCGCTTCGACCCCGAACAGGGCGTGCGGCTGGTGAGCTATGCGCTGCACTGGATCAAGGCCGAGATCCACGAGTACATCCTGAAGAACTGGCGCATGGTGAAGGTCGCGACGACCAAGGCGCAGCGCAAGCTGTTCTTCAACCTTCGCTCGATGAAGCAGGGCTTCAAGGACGACGCGGACACGCAGACCCACCGCGACAGCCTGACCGAAGCGCAGATCGAGACGATGGCGCGCGAGCTGAACGTGAAGCGCGAGGAAGTCATCGAGATGGAAGCGCGCATGTCCGGCGGCGACGTGCTGCTGGACCCGGCGCCCAGCGACGACGGCGAAGAGGCGTTCGGCCCCATCGCCTACCTGTCCGATGCGAACCATGAACCGACGGCGGTGATGGAATCGCGCCAGCGCGACTCGATGGCCACCGACGGCATCGCCTCCGCCCTGGAGCAACTGGACGCGCGCAGCCGCCGCATCGTGGAAGAGCGTTGGCTGAAGGTGAACGACGACGGTTCGGGCGGCATGACGCTGCACGACCTCGCAAGCGAATACGGCGTGAGCGCCGAGCGCATTCGCCAGATCGAAACCGCGGCGATGAAGAAGATGAAGAAGGCGCTCGCGGCTTACGCCTGA
- a CDS encoding DUF962 domain-containing protein, with product METTTASGAAPAAAPRKVDQLLEHYGESHRNPRNETIHFVAIPLIMLSLLGLMSGIHPWLPYAFVAASLVYYARLSLVFLVAMAVVSGIGLALVEAMGRYAVGASAAIFVGAWIAQFVGHRIEGKKPSFFEDLQYLWVGPLFVLSKLFHRLHLRW from the coding sequence ATGGAGACAACGACGGCATCCGGCGCGGCGCCGGCCGCGGCACCGCGCAAGGTGGACCAGCTGCTCGAACACTATGGCGAGAGCCACCGCAACCCGCGCAACGAAACCATCCATTTCGTCGCCATCCCCCTGATCATGCTGAGCCTGCTCGGGCTGATGTCCGGCATCCATCCCTGGCTGCCGTATGCCTTCGTGGCCGCGAGCCTGGTCTATTACGCGAGGCTCTCCCTCGTATTCCTGGTGGCGATGGCCGTCGTTTCGGGGATCGGCCTGGCGCTGGTCGAGGCGATGGGCCGTTACGCCGTGGGCGCGTCCGCCGCCATCTTCGTGGGCGCCTGGATCGCCCAGTTCGTGGGCCACCGGATCGAAGGCAAGAAGCCGTCGTTCTTCGAGGACCTGCAATACCTCTGGGTGGGTCCCCTGTTCGTGCTGAGCAAGCTGTTCCACAGGCTTCACCTGCGCTGGTAA
- the selD gene encoding selenide, water dikinase SelD: MNAPLDLSTTPAEPRLTSLSHGGGCGCKIAPAVLSEILKGTSGMPVPKELLVGIETADDAAVYQLNDEQALIATTDFFMPIVDDPFDFGRIAATNAISDVYAMGGKPIMALALVGMPVNVLSTGTIGKILAGGESVCREAGIPIAGGHTIDSVEPIYGLVALGLVHPRRVKRNADAQVGDVLILGKPLGVGVLSAALKKEALDAAGYASMVATTTKLNTPGPELAALDGVHALTDVTGFGLAGHGLELARGAKLAVRIDWAKVPLLPGVRELAARGMVTGASGRNWAGYGKDVTLRPGFDPVDQALLSDPQTSGGLLVSCSPASASNVLAIFRRHGFDAAAVIGDIAASPVGLSVN; encoded by the coding sequence ATGAACGCACCGCTCGACCTCTCCACGACGCCCGCCGAACCCCGCCTCACCTCCCTGTCGCATGGCGGCGGCTGCGGCTGCAAGATCGCACCCGCTGTGCTGTCGGAAATCCTCAAGGGCACCTCGGGCATGCCGGTGCCCAAGGAACTGCTCGTCGGCATCGAAACAGCCGATGACGCGGCCGTCTACCAGCTCAACGACGAGCAGGCGCTCATCGCGACAACCGACTTCTTCATGCCGATCGTCGACGACCCCTTCGACTTCGGCCGCATCGCCGCCACGAACGCGATCTCGGATGTCTACGCGATGGGCGGCAAGCCGATCATGGCGTTGGCGCTGGTCGGCATGCCGGTCAACGTGTTGTCCACGGGGACCATCGGCAAAATCCTGGCGGGCGGCGAGTCCGTGTGCCGAGAGGCCGGCATTCCCATCGCGGGCGGGCACACGATCGACTCGGTCGAACCGATCTACGGCCTGGTCGCGCTCGGGCTCGTGCATCCGCGCCGCGTCAAGCGCAACGCGGACGCGCAGGTGGGCGACGTCCTCATCCTGGGCAAGCCGCTCGGGGTGGGCGTGCTGTCCGCCGCGTTGAAGAAGGAGGCGCTCGACGCCGCGGGCTATGCGAGCATGGTGGCAACCACGACGAAGCTGAACACGCCCGGCCCGGAACTCGCCGCGCTGGATGGGGTGCACGCGCTCACCGATGTGACGGGCTTCGGCCTGGCGGGCCATGGGCTGGAATTGGCCCGTGGTGCCAAACTGGCCGTGCGCATCGACTGGGCCAAGGTGCCCTTGTTGCCCGGTGTGCGCGAGCTCGCCGCGCGAGGCATGGTGACGGGCGCCTCCGGGCGCAACTGGGCGGGGTACGGCAAGGACGTCACGCTGCGCCCGGGATTCGACCCGGTGGACCAGGCGCTGCTGTCCGATCCGCAGACCAGCGGCGGGCTGCTGGTCTCCTGTTCCCCCGCATCCGCAAGCAACGTACTGGCGATCTTCCGCCGCCATGGATTTGACGCCGCGGCCGTGATCGGGGACATTGCCGCATCGCCGGTGGGTTTGTCGGTGAACTGA
- the senB gene encoding selenoneine biosynthesis selenosugar synthase SenB: protein MRAPSVVIVSPALAAANNGNWQTARRWQKMLSSTHLVRIVRQWPDAQAMADDIMLALHARRSAPSIAAWAQSRGARGLAVVLTGTDLYRDIATDPQAQQSLALAGRLVVLQSLGVDALAPPLRSKARVIYQSTTSRREVPKTSRELHAVMVGHLRDVKSPDTLFEAAHILSGRADIRITHIGEASEAPWAEKARATEAACPAYRWAGALPHAEVRRAIQQAHVLVHTSALEGGAHVIMEAACSGTPVLASRVPGNVGMLGAGYGGYFEPRDAAGLAALLDRCRAGQAPDAPAPKLLEQLRAQCASRAPLFSPQAERLALARLLQELQESP from the coding sequence ATGCGCGCTCCATCGGTCGTCATCGTAAGCCCCGCGCTGGCCGCCGCGAACAACGGCAACTGGCAGACAGCCCGGCGCTGGCAAAAAATGCTTTCGTCCACGCACCTTGTGCGCATCGTCCGGCAATGGCCCGATGCGCAGGCGATGGCGGACGACATCATGCTGGCACTGCACGCACGGCGCTCCGCGCCGTCCATCGCGGCGTGGGCGCAATCCAGGGGCGCGCGCGGCCTGGCGGTCGTGCTCACGGGGACCGACCTGTACCGCGACATCGCCACCGACCCACAAGCCCAGCAGTCGCTGGCGTTGGCCGGGCGGCTCGTGGTCCTGCAGTCACTGGGTGTCGATGCGCTGGCGCCCCCGCTGCGATCGAAGGCGCGCGTGATCTACCAGTCGACCACATCGCGTCGCGAGGTGCCCAAGACATCCCGCGAGTTGCATGCCGTGATGGTGGGCCACCTGCGCGACGTCAAGAGTCCCGACACGCTGTTCGAAGCGGCGCACATCCTGTCCGGACGCGCTGACATCCGCATCACGCACATCGGCGAAGCTTCGGAAGCCCCATGGGCCGAGAAAGCTCGCGCGACCGAGGCTGCGTGCCCCGCATACCGGTGGGCCGGCGCCCTGCCCCACGCCGAGGTGCGAAGGGCGATCCAGCAGGCGCACGTTCTCGTCCACACCAGCGCGCTGGAGGGCGGCGCCCACGTCATCATGGAAGCCGCCTGCAGCGGCACCCCCGTGCTCGCCTCGCGCGTCCCCGGCAACGTGGGGATGCTGGGCGCCGGCTACGGCGGCTACTTCGAACCGCGCGATGCGGCAGGCCTGGCGGCCCTGCTCGACCGCTGCCGCGCCGGCCAAGCCCCCGATGCCCCCGCGCCCAAATTGCTCGAGCAGTTGCGCGCACAATGCGCTTCGCGCGCCCCGCTCTTCAGCCCGCAGGCTGAGCGCCTGGCGCTGGCACGGCTTCTCCAGGAATTGCAGGAATCCCCATGA
- the senA gene encoding selenoneine synthase SenA, with the protein MERAFPPYTVDRPPAPSYAFRSGGRDIVRQGLVAARERTLALAEAYAQSLGPACSIAYSQTVNPPLWELGHIGWFQECWIGRNRQRASGVAADPEHERAAPLMPGADALYDSSRVAHATRWTLPLPDAAGTRAYLAATLEQSLGLLDALPQEPGDAELYFFRLVALHEEMHAEAATYMARALGVPLPPLRPAALPAHTAAIRIPAQTFTLGHASPGFAFDNELQPHEVYLDAYEIDAQPVSWARYQGFVDAGGYSERRWWGDEGWAWLEEARPSVPRDAGPAGACATHLSAYEAQAWCRWAGRRLPTEAEWECAAIHASAFAWGQVWEWTSNAFEPYPGFVPHPYRDYSAPWFGTRRVLRGACAATSPIVAHPRYRNFFEPHRRDIFAGFRSCAP; encoded by the coding sequence ATGGAGCGCGCATTCCCACCTTATACCGTTGACCGGCCGCCTGCTCCGTCCTACGCCTTCAGGAGCGGCGGCCGGGACATCGTGCGGCAAGGCCTCGTCGCCGCGCGCGAACGCACGCTGGCGCTGGCGGAGGCTTATGCGCAATCCCTGGGCCCTGCGTGCAGCATCGCGTATTCGCAGACGGTCAACCCACCGCTGTGGGAGCTCGGGCATATCGGATGGTTCCAGGAATGCTGGATAGGGCGCAATCGGCAGCGCGCGAGCGGCGTCGCAGCCGACCCGGAACACGAGCGCGCGGCTCCGCTCATGCCGGGGGCCGATGCGCTCTACGATTCGAGCCGGGTCGCGCACGCCACTCGCTGGACGCTGCCGCTTCCCGACGCGGCGGGCACGCGTGCCTATCTCGCCGCGACCCTCGAACAGTCGCTCGGACTTCTCGATGCGTTGCCGCAGGAACCGGGCGATGCGGAGCTGTATTTCTTCCGGCTCGTCGCATTGCACGAAGAGATGCACGCTGAGGCGGCGACGTATATGGCGCGCGCGCTCGGCGTCCCATTGCCGCCGCTGCGTCCGGCTGCATTGCCGGCGCACACCGCTGCGATCCGCATCCCCGCGCAAACCTTCACCCTCGGCCATGCGAGCCCCGGCTTTGCCTTCGACAACGAGCTGCAGCCGCACGAGGTGTATCTCGACGCCTACGAAATCGATGCGCAACCGGTGTCCTGGGCGCGCTACCAGGGCTTTGTCGATGCAGGCGGATATTCGGAGCGGCGGTGGTGGGGCGATGAAGGGTGGGCCTGGCTGGAGGAAGCCCGCCCATCGGTCCCGCGGGACGCGGGTCCTGCCGGGGCATGTGCGACGCACCTGAGCGCCTACGAAGCGCAGGCCTGGTGCCGCTGGGCGGGCCGGCGATTGCCGACGGAGGCGGAATGGGAATGCGCGGCGATTCATGCATCCGCTTTCGCATGGGGGCAGGTGTGGGAGTGGACCTCGAATGCTTTCGAGCCTTACCCCGGGTTCGTGCCGCATCCGTATCGCGATTACTCCGCACCGTGGTTCGGGACGCGGCGCGTGCTGCGAGGCGCTTGCGCGGCTACCTCGCCCATCGTCGCGCATCCGCGCTACCGCAATTTTTTCGAGCCGCACCGGCGCGACATCTTTGCAGGCTTTCGCAGCTGTGCCCCCTAG
- the ftsY gene encoding signal recognition particle-docking protein FtsY yields MFSFFKKKPAATPAPAPALAPLPAPAPAGGGSLIGSALVQPMEIPVPAPVAPERQRWLDKLTAGLRKTGSNISQVFTGGQIDDQLYEDLESALLMADTGVKATQHLMDEVKRRVQASGATRPVQVKNILADSLAQLLRPLQKPLVIGEHKPTVIMVAGVNGAGKTTSIGKLTKHLADEGATVLLAAADTFRAAAREQLAIWADRNTVEIVSQEGGDPAAVSFDAVSAGRARGKDVVLVDTAGRLPTQLHLMEELKKIKRVVQKADPSAPHEVLLVIDGNTGQNALAQVRSFDDALQLTGLIVTKLDGTAKGGVLAAIAQERPIPVYFIGVGEKLEDLETFDAREFALALLS; encoded by the coding sequence ATGTTCAGTTTCTTCAAGAAAAAACCCGCGGCCACCCCGGCGCCGGCGCCCGCGCTGGCGCCTCTTCCGGCACCGGCGCCCGCGGGCGGCGGAAGCCTCATCGGCAGCGCGCTGGTGCAGCCGATGGAGATTCCGGTGCCCGCGCCGGTGGCGCCGGAGCGGCAGCGCTGGCTCGACAAGCTCACCGCGGGCCTGCGCAAGACCGGCTCGAACATCTCGCAGGTCTTCACGGGCGGGCAGATCGACGACCAGCTCTATGAAGACCTCGAGTCGGCGCTTCTCATGGCCGACACCGGCGTGAAGGCGACGCAGCACCTGATGGACGAAGTGAAGCGGCGCGTGCAGGCGAGCGGCGCCACGCGGCCGGTGCAGGTGAAGAACATCCTGGCCGATTCGCTCGCGCAATTGCTGCGGCCGCTGCAAAAGCCGCTGGTGATCGGCGAGCACAAGCCCACCGTCATCATGGTCGCCGGCGTAAACGGCGCCGGCAAGACGACCTCCATCGGCAAACTCACCAAGCACCTTGCCGACGAAGGCGCCACCGTCCTGCTCGCCGCGGCCGACACCTTCCGCGCGGCCGCGCGCGAGCAACTTGCGATCTGGGCCGACCGCAATACGGTGGAGATCGTGAGCCAGGAAGGCGGCGACCCTGCGGCGGTGAGCTTCGATGCGGTGAGCGCAGGCCGCGCGCGCGGCAAGGACGTCGTACTCGTCGACACAGCGGGCCGCCTGCCTACGCAGCTTCACCTGATGGAAGAATTGAAGAAGATCAAGCGCGTGGTGCAGAAGGCCGACCCCTCGGCGCCGCACGAGGTGCTGCTGGTGATCGACGGCAACACCGGGCAGAACGCGCTGGCGCAGGTGCGCTCTTTCGACGATGCGCTGCAGCTGACGGGCCTCATCGTCACCAAGCTCGATGGCACGGCCAAGGGCGGGGTGCTCGCCGCCATCGCACAGGAGCGGCCGATCCCGGTCTACTTCATCGGCGTCGGCGAGAAGCTGGAAGACCTGGAAACCTTCGATGCGCGCGAATTCGCGCTCGCGCTGCTGTCCTGA